The segment atagactataaacccaaatagaatggaacaaaatacatagtatagtataaattggtaagtaaaaaaaaaacactctttTTTAATCGTCAAATAGAACATACATAGTACGGTCACTAAACCCAAACATCAACCcccaccttccaaatactaaaccctaaatcttaatcattaaacctaaacccaagtataaactctaaacccaaatagtatagaacaaaataaatagtatagCACATATAGTTGTAAACaagaaattgataaataataaatttatcaaaCAATCGATGGTACAATAATACAACAACCGTAGCATACTATTTAGTTTGGTACTTGCgaattgtacaaaaatataagaatcgTACTATACTATAATTTTCTTTCACTACATATAGTATAGTCGACgagttcatcttcttcacatCTTCCTCTTTTTACAGACATGGTGATATACACATTCACTAGTCCAGAGTAATTATTCTTCATCATACCATATCAATACAGCATActataacaatttaaataacaatgaaaaaaatcaagatgAACAACattgaaaaaaactaaaaaaaaagaaattgtgATGTCACCTCGTTGTTGTCTACGGTGCCATCTTCTCCTCCAAACTCAATTCCACAAGCCCAAAATCCATATTATTTCTTAATCTAGTGGTTTGTGTTCGTATGtataaaaaaacagagattggaggagaagaggaagaagaagaggaagagatgTGAAAGAATGATAACcacaatttattaaattatttatttaatatttcttttgataaataaCTCTCAGCAGGTCACACAGGTTGAATTGAAGGGTAATATagcattattacataaaatacatGTACTGTAGATGAAAGTTAGGAGTTTTAGTTATGTAgtgaattataatttgtttgaaggTTATACAGCCAAATTTCCCTAATTATTAACATCAAATCAAATGCAACCGCTATTAATTGCCAGATATTCTCTATTAACCACATGCACATTCAGGCCTTCTTCAAGAACCTTTCATTCACTGTTGGTGAGTGCTTTTGCGTGAGTAGACGGTAAAGTACATATTTTTCTTGCCTCTAAGTTTCCACACGGTGTGTGTGCGGTGTGGTCTACTCGTGAGTGGACCAAAATATTGTTAAGATTTTGGACCAAAAATAACTTTCCATCTAAAAATAAGATGCAAtgatgtagtttttttttgttttatataaataagattTTGTTAGTTTTATACGTCAACTAGATGTTTCACCCAAATATGCAGGCAAAATTATTTACTAATACATATATTACATAATTAGATAGCTTATTTCTAAAACTGATTGCGTATGATGATAAGAAAGGTAGCATCTACTTGTTGAGTACACATGAATTCGTTTTACTTGTGTGTGATGTGGTCCACACACAAGTAGATAAGTATGTCTGCCTATTCGGATAAAACACCTGGTTAACATATAAAaccaacaaaatatattatttatataaaaaaaacaaaaaagctaCATCATTGCATCTCATTTTTATATGGAAAGTCATTTTTCTTACTTTTGAGGTCAACGACTTATATATATCATCAGTTTGATTTTAGTTGAATCTCAAAACAAAATCTTAACAATATTTTGGTATATATCAATTGGAATATACTGAATCTCACTGTTTAAATTTGGTAATTGGTTATCAATTAGGTtgatttgttattattttattttatattgtgtgTCGTTAAGGTTTTGTCAAAAGGATATGCACAAAAAGTATTGTACGTGTTGGAATTATTATCATTTctagaataaaataataacacaACTAGTAGATAAAACTAACAAAACATAACAAAGTTCAAAGAACACTGTCTAAcgttatttttttctaaaatgagaaaaaaatcctaagaaaaaaaaaggaaaattaaaactagaaaaaacaaaagcaaatCAGGCACTCGAGTCGCCGGAAAgtgtctcctcctcctccggcaAGAAGTGTCTATTCTTCACCCACAGAGAGTCGGCTATAACTGGCTCGTCATCTTGGTTCCTATGCCAAGTGTAAAGAGCGTGTGTCCTGTTCTTTATCTCTAGGAGAGCGTGTCCGAAACTAGCTTCCCTATAAGCCGAGTAACTCGGTTGCGGGTACGTGTATCTGCATGAAAAACAAACATCTTTGATCAAAGaggacaaaagaaaaaagaagcttAAATTAAATGCTATAAATATGGTTTCTTTTTATTACTCGTTAGCGATTCCTTCTATGTTGCCTCCATCCCCAATGGTGATATAAATAGGAGCAGATGGATTTTTAACTGGAGAACTCAAACCATCAGTGATATTGTACTTGATATTGGAGACACGCTCTGATCGCTCGTACGCATGAACATGACCGGCAAAGACAATATCGACCTTGTTTTCGACGAACCATGGCTCGAACGTGACTCTCATGCTTTCACCTTCCATATAGTGATAACCATTGCTGTTGTACCATGGCGAGTGAACAAGAACAatcaaccaaggagtttcttctCTGTTTACTTTCTTGAGCTCACTCTCGAGCCACGAGTTTTGTGGTGTATACTTGTCTGTGGTACCGTATCAAATTAGAACATTAGGTGGTAAATAGTAAAAATTGGAATATTGTAGTGTGAGAATCGTCGATTGTTACCAAAAGCTGAGTAAGAGGAGAGTACGATGATGTATGCTGAGGCTCGTTTTATTGAGTACCAAAGTGGAGAAGTGCTCTTCGAGGCTCTATAGGGAACGTGGTAACGGTTTTTGTACGGCTTGAAAGCCTGAGTCTCGCCCTGAAAAACATTAGACGGTTTTAACAATAAAATCTAAGATAGTAATTTCTATggacaaaataaattaaaaaatatatatatatatatatatatattcagatcTTACTATTGATTGTGCAAAATCAATTTCGTGGTTCCCTGCAGCCCATATCCAAGGCTGATACGCAGCACTTGGTTCCACAAATCGGCCATAAGAATCCCATTTTCTTTGGTCGTGGTTCGGGTGGTCATCCGCGTACGACAAATCTCCAACAAAAAGAACAGCTTGGCCTTTAGGGTTCGACATGTAATGATACAATGTCTGGTTAGAGGCATAGGTTTGCCCTAGATCacctataaaaataaattagcaATAGCTTAGAAATTATATCCAAAACCCTAAAATTCGTTAAAAAAAGTGAATCTGTGGATTACCAATGACGCCAAATGTATAGGGAACATCAGGACCGGCTTTTGGAGGAGTTGTGAAAGAGAAACGTCTACTGGAACGACCGGTTCCGAGCTCGTAGAAATACTTAGTATCATACTGCGCAAGGAATAAAGAAGACAAAGGTTCATTTATTGAAGAACCCTATTTAAATAGACAGATTGCTTTAGTGTGTGACactgaaaaaaattaaacctcAAGCCCTTTAATAGTGGCGTGATGAAGAAAACCAGAGGTGTAATCGTAGTATGTGTAGGACGACGTTGATGCTTCAGCGCTCTCCTTTGTACTCTCATCACTATCCGCGATCCAGTATTTAACGAAGTTAGAACCATCATCGTTTATTGGCGTCACCCACGAGATTATCATACCTCGACCGTTGTGATCTCCCTGCGTTATATGAACCTGAGAAAGGAGAAAGAGTTTTCGTAAGTCTATAAGTAATAAAAGTAGAagttgattctttttttttaaaattttttttagtagAAGTTGATTCAATATAGATAAATTTGAAAGTACTTGTTCTGGAGCGTTTAAGCCGGCAGGAGGAGGGAAGGTTTCAAGTGGCATCTCTTCAGAAGGTTCAGCTACTCTGGTGTAGCTACTGGTGACTCCGGCATGGCTTAAGCCGGAGATGCTTAGCAACACGATAGCTGAGCAAACGAGTGCTAAACGATATCCCATGCTGAATATTTTTATTGCAAAATTGCTAGTGTTTTGTACTCTGTAAATGTTTGTTATGATGTGATCGATATATATTAGACTTAACTGAAGTATATTCTATGTAAATGCTTCTTAAAAGATTTTGTTCcttattcaaaaaaaagaacaagatTTTGTTCCaacaaaaaattagttaaaaatataaatttatgataagaaataaaatattatgtatatctCCAAATCTTGTGAagatataaaaatagttttaattaaatatgatattattttattttgtttaacaaTCTAAATCatatagaataattttattttatttaatgattATTTATCTATAATATCTCTCTTATCCcctaatttaaaatatgttatatttaaatatatagattataataaattaggatatttttgttttgtttaaaatacTTTCAATcagtaaaaatgaaaattttaattaaccAAATGAActgataattttaaataaaattttaatcagttaaatatcaacaaaatatttatttgattagtatTACTATTGTTTTGTATTTGTAATGCAcacttaaaactaattttgataaataaaataaatatatattaatatgttataaaagttaatgtaaaaatgtttctaattatatttagtttatttttatttgtatacactttaattttgatatatatatgatttcttAGTTAGTAATATATTTCAAGAGTCTtgccaaaataaatatttatacagaATTTTACTTTAATAATGATATATGAGTTACAACATAACAAACAATATTAGTTACTAATCCGAAGTCCAGATCAAGTTCTCGGACGTAGTCGATCCCTCATTTCGTGACAATAATGTCAAGTATAATTTATCAAAACCAATATTGACCTAATATCGAGATTTGTCAGCTAAATCGATCAAGCTTTAACATATCAAACGAGGTCAAACCTAAAGCACCAAGGTTCGCTTTGAAAAGATGCATTTCGAGTGAAACCTCAATTCCCATAGAAAGATCCGTCACTGATGAGAACTCTCGTAATCGTAGTGCTAAATTTTTTGCCCCACTGACTCATTTGCAAAGTTTAGCGAGCGTTTCCACTGTCCTCTAGCAGAGAGAGTAAGTTGTTGTCTGACGAGCCACCATACCAACTGAATCAACATGTAGATCTGCTGCACCATCAGATCTAACCGCTTcggcaaaaagaaaaagagaaaacctTTAAACGAAGTTTAACGCTTATGTCGATAAAAAGATCCGATTTACAAGGAAGAGGTGAAAAAGAGATCGATCGTAGAAACATGAGCTGTGACCGAAGATATCCCCCTCCAAACAGAACTGGTCCTGACCTAAAGCTGGCAAAGCTAGGGTTTAAGGCACCAAAAAACATCAGTAATTTCAGTTCAATTACATTGGGGTGTCAATTTCTTATTTGTTGCTTTAGGCAGTAATTTTTACTGGGCCGGGCCTGCCTCCAAGTGAAACGAAGAAGAAATGAAAAGAGATAAGCGCGTACAGACAACCGCCACTCAAAAGCCAGAGTCGTAACTCAACTTTTGTTTGCTTTAATTTCTTCTGTAAATTATGATatgcttatattttttttttaacgctgatttattacgatcttacaattatgatataggaaatattacatagacgattcgacaaccgacaatactacctgccttatgaagacctacgcctaattgcatcacctgagccgtcctatgaagatctacatctggccagatttacttgcaccatgttgaagatcccttgcaagcttttcctctgtagtctgcataattgtttaataaaccgctctctccgggacttgaaacctagatttcctgtaatctgaaataaattgcatagtgtgggattcgaaccccagacctgggtgtagaagcctttaaaccttaactaataggctacggtgcttccacatgATATGCTTATATACATGCACTCACATGCATAAGCTACAATAtacgtttttaaaatattttcttttaattttcagGAGAGTTCGGGCTATGGACATTAATTTTCTCTTGGCCCACAATCAGGCTTTGCTAATACTTTTAAAGGCGTAAAACACTCTTCTTCTTACAATGGATCAAATTCAAGAGCACAACACTAATGCAAGTTAACTGGACAGCCATATCTATGGTCATTTTATAGAactttttagaaaagaaaattcgTTTTATATATCTTTAGAAAACACATGCACACATATTTACAAATAGTCATACCTAATAATTGTATCAtgtcatttacaaaaaaataatagcCGATCGTTAGAGATGAGATcgtatttttctattatatttgttttaaattaaacaaatcgGAAGAAACAGCCAAATAGCCAAATGATTTTGAACAAGTGTGTGGGTTCCGTTCCGTTCACATATATGGGAAGAATAGGACATCCGATAGTGggataatttaatttttgttgatgTTTCTGTTCCGTTTCATATTTATATAGGCGGTGCTTGCGAGTCTGTGACGACATAATATCTTTTTTTCTCGCCAACATAAAGTTAACACTCAAATCGTAACGACACAAGACcaacaaaattataataaatggtataaaaaagaaaaaaaggtgaAAGATAAAACCTTTGCCTCGTTCGCTCACAACGATCCAAGTATACAAATGATATTTAGAGAAGACAAATGCAAAAGCAACTACAAGATATTGACGTTAAGTATCTTCATAGCCACATATAAATCTTCATGAT is part of the Brassica rapa cultivar Chiifu-401-42 chromosome A09, CAAS_Brap_v3.01, whole genome shotgun sequence genome and harbors:
- the LOC103837841 gene encoding purple acid phosphatase 5 isoform X2; this translates as MGYRLALVCSAIVLLSISGLSHAGVTSSYTRVAEPSEEMPLETFPPPAGLNAPEQVHITQGDHNGRGMIISWVTPINDDGSNFVKYWIADSDESTKESAEASTSSYTYYDYTSGFLHHATIKGLEYDTKYFYELGTGRSSRRFSFTTPPKAGPDVPYTFGVIGDLGQTYASNQTLYHYMSNPKGQAVLFVGDLSYADDHPNHDQRKWDSYGRFVEPSAAYQPWIWAAGNHEIDFAQSIGETQAFKPYKNRYHVPYRASKSTSPLWYSIKRASAYIIVLSSYSAFDKYTPQNSWLESELKKVNREETPWLIVLVHSPWYNSNGYHYMEGESMRVTFEPWFVENKVDIVFAGHVHAYERSERVSNIKYNITDGLSSPVKNPSAPIYITIGDGGNIEGIANEYTYPQPSYSAYREASFGHALLEIKNRTHALYTWHRNQDDEPVIADSLWVKNRHFLPEEEETLSGDSSA
- the LOC103837841 gene encoding purple acid phosphatase 5 isoform X1, with amino-acid sequence MGYRLALVCSAIVLLSISGLSHAGVTSSYTRVAEPSEEMPLETFPPPAGLNAPEQVLSNLSILNQLLLKKILKKKNQLLLLLLIDLRKLFLLSQVHITQGDHNGRGMIISWVTPINDDGSNFVKYWIADSDESTKESAEASTSSYTYYDYTSGFLHHATIKGLEYDTKYFYELGTGRSSRRFSFTTPPKAGPDVPYTFGVIGDLGQTYASNQTLYHYMSNPKGQAVLFVGDLSYADDHPNHDQRKWDSYGRFVEPSAAYQPWIWAAGNHEIDFAQSIGETQAFKPYKNRYHVPYRASKSTSPLWYSIKRASAYIIVLSSYSAFDKYTPQNSWLESELKKVNREETPWLIVLVHSPWYNSNGYHYMEGESMRVTFEPWFVENKVDIVFAGHVHAYERSERVSNIKYNITDGLSSPVKNPSAPIYITIGDGGNIEGIANEYTYPQPSYSAYREASFGHALLEIKNRTHALYTWHRNQDDEPVIADSLWVKNRHFLPEEEETLSGDSSA